The sequence CTTAATTATTTTAACACTTTTCTTTCATCGATCAAATGATATTTTATAACACACAAAAAGTGGCATAGCATAAAATTGAGTTTTTCTACTTTATGGAGAGTGTTTTACACTgctcaatattttttatatttaccaCAGTTGATACTATCTCTGAAATCATAGGTGAGAGAAAAGCTAATTATATAAGTTTCTGTATGCTTAACAAAAGGAGGACACAGAATAATATGTACACCTTTTAAACGCAACAGAAATTTAAAGCATATTCAATACTGCTACAAATTCATGGGAAATCAACTGTGACTAATACATCAGTTAATCAAAATAAGTCAGAGCTAAGGAAAGTAGCTGAGTAACTATGCTCTAAAAGTTGTTATGTGTGTAAAGATTCTGACAAAGCCCAGAACATCCATGGCCTCGTCTCTGAAAGTAGTAAGAGACCTATATCAGGccaattttccattattttaataatttatctcCATAGAACCTTGTAGGTTGCATTCCATCCTCAGGTTCTTGTcaacatttttcagatttttgtaagcttttcatttaatttcagatatttattAGCATCATTACATCATCCTCAGAAATATACAACCTTGATATTTAGGTTGGATTTCCATTAATTGGTTACCAAGAAATGCTATTTGATGATATTTATTCTATCCCATAAAACACAAGCTATATCtattattgtatatatgttaaaaaaacagaagccagcatttataataaatatattagattattatatttaattatcattatttgttattaataatgtgaaaatattttagagtaCTACAAAGAGAGTGATAGTATACTGTATAAGAATGTTAGTAGTTTTAGTGATAGTCACAAAACAATCATTAGCTCTGTCATTCTCCAttattgccatttttatttttattttatttcccaggCTAGGGCATTCAAAAAGGTATTACAATGACATTAGAATgcatctttaattttgttttctaaattaaatgactattcatctttatttttatcagtgTATTCACTGTTTCAGATATAAACACTGTTCTTTGAATAAGGATCTATACCTAAAGACATGTTTAACAGCATTTGTATTAAGAAATGATTTTGATTAGATCAAATCacttttgtaatatatttaagtATACAGTATCTCTCATTAAACTTCCCAATGCGTTTATTTTTAGTAGGCCTTATCTTAGTTTTATAAAACCTTGTCTGATTGTAGATAATTATAACTTTATGATAGATCATGGAATTTTACTTGTCATAATTGTATTAGGATTTGGATGTTTTTATTCATCAGTAATTTTGTCAGTTCTCTTCTTTAGTttccactgaaaatatttttaatttctttgctttgcaaAGGTGTATCTAATACTAATAATGAGGTTTATCTAATACTTTCAAAATTGAACTAACCTATCAGTATTTGTCTACTTCCTTGTATTGATTGAGAAATGATAGCCTTttactattgtttctttcatgcATGGCTCAAATTAAAAATCCTCTGATCAATATTAAAGTACACAGTCAAGTTCAAAGTAAAAGAGTTTGTATtctgagagagaaggagaggttgAAAAGCAATGACTTTGATCCAGTAATTTTATGGGTCTCTGATATTCTCTGGCATAGGAGGAGGACTCCCTGGgaattttatatcctgctgcCCATTTGGCACATTCAGTGTGTGCTCtcaaattttctgtgtggatacaGGTGCTTCCTAAACATATATTTCCTTCCCTACTGTTCCAGATTTTGCAGTTGATCTTGGGAGGTATTTTCTATTATGTTTAAATACAGTCCTACATATGAAGATTATTTTAGATAAATCTgggctattttattatttctctttttaggttatcattatttttattattacatgtgtatttctttttgtgttcaGACATATTTCATGATGATGTAAGTAAGAAATTGGAAAGAAGGTGTGCATGAATTCTTGTATTCCTAATGACATGTTCATaagattttccaagttttctcaaACTGTCCTTATTAACCTTTATTAAAACCTTTTCTCATAATTCACTAAAACCTTAATATTTCCCAGTGCAGCAGCATGTTGTTAACACATCTGTATCTGTCTGCTTACTTCGCTCCATCCCTCTCATTTTCTTATATGGAAGACCTGGCAGTCTATACATGGCCATGATAGAGGACAGCTATAAACTTCTGATGGATAAAATCAGTTTAATTCATActtattatttaaatgtatttatttgtttattcttttttatgaagtATAGATGATGTATAATATTACataagttataggtgtacaacatagtggttcacaatttttaaaggttttatatttcatttacagTCATTACAGAATactggttatattccctgtgttgtgcaatacataattgtagcttatttattttatacataatagtttggacctcttaatcccctacctctatcttttccctccccctttttctctccccactggtaaccactagtttgttctctatatctgtgatcccttttttgttatattcactagttcattttatttttttggactccacatatgagtgataacAAACAGTAATTGTCTTCCTGTATctgatgtatttcacttagcataataccttccaaatccatccatgttgctgcttaTACTTAAAGTTTCAGAAATTATCAGAGTGCTGTGCCCATAGTAGAGTTACATGACAAATGCTGTGAACATTTAATACAGttttacacatttaaatatttttagaactaGGGGGCCTCTATTCAGTAAGACACTATTTGCTCTGGAAATACATAAAAACCAGGGTgtgtcagaaaataaaaagagaacaaaattaaatttgctgGCTTtgaattaaccatttttaacatGCTACttcattaataaattttaagtttatatgtTAGTAATTCATTCTCAAGGTTCTCATTCTCTGGTGTATTTTTTGCTCAATTGATTACATCTACACTCACAGGAAGTATTAAATACTAATTAATTCATAAAAGCTGTAAATGTTATACTTTTATGTCAATTCATAGCcaatataaattcaaaattgaGAAATGCAGTAAGTAttctaaaattgtaaaatatttaaagttatatttggCCAAATCTGTCTTGAGAATTTTATCACTTATACAAATGAATTAAACAGAAGAGTATTATTATAACAAGAGAACACATCTCCAATATATCActtgaagatatttaaaaaggaagaaaataactcaTTTATGCAAATCATTTCaatgtctattttatttcattttcaaattaaatttatttgtacattcggtaaaaatatttatttttatttcacgaATTAAGTGGCTACTGTGCCATAGAAACAGACTTGTACTGAAATAGAAAGAGGTATATTCACCTAACTTGATTCAAGAAAATTTTCTTGCATCTAATAactataatctttttcttttaaaggacagTGCGTGTTGCTACATAAAGTACTCAAATATCATCtgctttgatatttttatttaatccatgaaaacagaaaatcaaagtgTTGAAACAGATTTTATACTTCTTGGTCTTTTCCAATATGGTCCAATGGACACCTTACTCTTTGTTGACATTGCAATACTGTTTTCAGTGGCTCTGATGGGGAATAGCATactgatttttctcatttgtttggaTACCAGACTCCACACTCCAATGTACTTTCTACTCAGTCAGATCTCCTTCATTGACATGATGTTCATTTCCACCACTGTGCCCAAGATGACAATTAACTTTCTGTCCAATTGTAAGACCATTACATTTTTAAGCTGTGAGATTCAAACATTTGTATTCTTGGTCCTTGGTGGAACTGAAGCTGTTCTTCTTGGTTTCATGTCTTATGATCGTTATGTAGCCATCTGTCATCCTTTACATTATCCTGTCCTCATGAGCAGGAAGATCTGTTGGTTCATGGTTACATGTGCTTGGACCAGTAGTTCCCTGAACTCTTTAATACATACGCTGTATGTATTTCAACTCCCCTTCTGTAGCTCTCAACTCATTAACCACTTCTTCTGTGAAATTCCATCCCTGATGCCATTGGTATGTCAGGACATTTCCCAGTATGAATATACAATAGTCCTGAGTGGTCTTATTATGCTGTTGTTACCATTTGTGGCCATCCTAGCTTCCTATGCCCGTGTGCTTACTGTGGTATTCCAGGTGAATTCAGGAAAAGGACAGACAAAAGCTATCTCCACCTGTTCCTCTCACCTGATTGTGGCAAGCTTATTCTATACCACCTCTCTCTCCACCTATACAAGACCACACTCCTTGCATTCCCCTGAACAAGATAAAGTAGTAGCTGTGTTTTATACCATTATTACACCTCTTCTGAACCCATTtatctacagtctgaggaataAAGAAGTTATGGGGGCCTTGAAGAGACATATAGGACCATGTATATTTGTACAGAAAATGTGACTGTGTGAAGCACTTATTGATTGAGAttgaacaacaaaaaagctgTGCCTAGAATACTGTTTGGGAAAATGTAAACTCTGAAAACACTGTATAGTAAGATATACATTGCAAGAAATGTTCATTAATTAAAGTTATaacagtctttttgttttgttttttatattttgttgatatataatataaacTTTGAGtaagtttaatgtgtacaatgtattgatttaatacatttatatattgcaatataattACCACCATAgtattagctaacacctccatcttGTCATACAACTATCATTTTACTTTGTGGTAAAAAAACTTAAGATATTTCTCTTAGAATCTTTATCATGTATATCACAATGATGTGCATTAGAGCTCCAAAACATATTCATCTTCTTGTTGCAAAATTGTAAAcattgaccaacatctccccaattTTTTTATCTGCCCCCACAAGCCCCTTGTAACTACCACTCTACTATTTCTGTCAGTTCAGCTttcttagatttcacatataagtaataccatacagtatttttcttcctctctctgacaTAGCTTAaggccctcaaagtccatccatgttattgcaaatgataggtcttccttctttctcatggctgaataatacctTATTATTCCATTAGCAGACACTTATGCTGGTTTTATACCTTAGGTGTTGAGaatgatgctgcagtgaacatggaaatgcagatatcttttctgtatcacattttaatttcctttggttatatactcagaagtgggattgttggatcgtatggtagttatacttttaattttctgaggaacctccaaactgttttccaaaatggctgcaccaatttgcagtGCACAAGATTTCCCTCTCTTCATATTCCCACAACACTTGTTAccaatttccttcattttgttaaataaatttatttatttttggctgcattcggtctttgttgctgcatgggctttctctagttgtggtgagtgggggctactcttcattgcaatgcccaggcttctcatggtggtggcttttcttgttgtggagcaccagctctaggcatgcaggcttcagtagttgtggcatgtgggctcagtagttgtggctcacaggctctaaaacacaggctcagtagttgtggtgcatgggctaagttgctctgcagaatgtggggTCTTCCCCAACCAGAacttgaacctgtgtcttctgcattggcaggcagattcttaaccactgtgctaccagggaagtctcaccaATTGTCCTCTTGattacagccattctaacagttgtaaggtgatatctcactgtaattttgatttgcatttccctgatgattatattaagcatcttttaacatacttgttagccatttgtatatcttctttgaagaaatgtccattcagtttctgtccattttttaattgtatttttattttttaatttttttctattgagttcaACAGCTTCTCTATGTATTTTGggtattaatcctttatcagataaatgttttgaaagtatttcttccattccacaggtcaccttttcattttgttgattgtttcttctgTTGTGCAAACACTTCTTAATTTGATGTAGTTCCTTTTGCTGATATTTGCCATTCTTGATTATTCTTTTGATgtcatataaaaagaatcattacCAAGACTTTTTTCCTATGGTTTCTTTTAAGAGTTTGTACGATTTCAGGTCTTAAGTTTAAATATTCTGTTAAAA is a genomic window of Hippopotamus amphibius kiboko isolate mHipAmp2 chromosome 15, mHipAmp2.hap2, whole genome shotgun sequence containing:
- the LOC130836366 gene encoding olfactory receptor 2AK2-like, whose amino-acid sequence is MKTENQSVETDFILLGLFQYGPMDTLLFVDIAILFSVALMGNSILIFLICLDTRLHTPMYFLLSQISFIDMMFISTTVPKMTINFLSNCKTITFLSCEIQTFVFLVLGGTEAVLLGFMSYDRYVAICHPLHYPVLMSRKICWFMVTCAWTSSSLNSLIHTLYVFQLPFCSSQLINHFFCEIPSLMPLVCQDISQYEYTIVLSGLIMLLLPFVAILASYARVLTVVFQVNSGKGQTKAISTCSSHLIVASLFYTTSLSTYTRPHSLHSPEQDKVVAVFYTIITPLLNPFIYSLRNKEVMGALKRHIGPCIFVQKM